One genomic window of Bacillota bacterium includes the following:
- a CDS encoding sugar phosphate isomerase/epimerase, giving the protein MKYSVSNWIYGDESLEATLARLSRYGYDGVQLMGEPRVYDPCVVNRLCQEHGQSMLSIADMYPWPTDSRDLANPDPVIRYETSLVTNVRDGLKFVSDVDSPAVKLHLDTFHMNIEESDPAGAVLEAEDLLINVHIADSNRQSVGRGHFDFRALMRSLKQIGYERALALEPLPPVPDPYMAARMQRFKDLRDVYARESIERLRAIEMEV; this is encoded by the coding sequence GTGAAATACTCGGTGAGCAACTGGATCTACGGCGACGAGTCTCTCGAGGCTACGCTCGCGAGGCTTAGCCGGTACGGGTACGACGGAGTCCAACTCATGGGCGAACCCCGGGTGTACGACCCATGCGTGGTGAACCGGCTGTGCCAGGAACACGGCCAAAGTATGCTGTCCATTGCCGACATGTACCCCTGGCCTACGGACAGCCGCGACCTCGCAAACCCTGACCCCGTGATTAGGTATGAGACTTCCCTGGTCACAAACGTCCGGGACGGGCTGAAATTCGTATCGGACGTCGACTCGCCCGCTGTCAAGCTTCACCTTGACACCTTCCACATGAACATCGAGGAGAGCGATCCCGCGGGCGCCGTTTTGGAGGCGGAGGATCTCCTCATTAACGTTCACATAGCCGACAGCAACCGGCAGTCGGTCGGGAGAGGCCACTTCGACTTTCGCGCTCTCATGCGGTCGCTCAAACAGATCGGGTACGAAAGGGCGCTTGCTCTGGAGCCACTGCCCCCCGTTCCAGATCCGTACATGGCCGCCAGGATGCAGAGGTTCAAGGATCTTCGGGATGTGTACGCGAGGGAAAGCATAGAGAGGCTCAGGGCCATCGAAATGGAGGTTTAG
- a CDS encoding glucose-6-phosphate isomerase has product MIDFETGVMLPADGKIERRLSQMKGVFADEKAYLACLEKEDSLVYEVYTSTPPEREGDLIYCTSVIYPGKVGDEFYMTKGHYHAKRGTSEVYLCVGGRGMLVLENPHGDSTVLDMYPGSMSYIPPFWAHRTVNTGSGPFIFIGVYPADAGHDYGTIEACGMMKLVLQRGGQTVVLDSQRASPKAGEGLS; this is encoded by the coding sequence ATGATCGACTTCGAGACAGGCGTAATGCTCCCTGCGGACGGCAAGATCGAGAGAAGACTGAGTCAGATGAAGGGCGTGTTCGCAGACGAGAAGGCATACCTGGCATGCCTCGAAAAGGAGGATTCCCTGGTCTACGAGGTCTACACCTCAACTCCCCCTGAGCGCGAAGGCGATCTGATCTACTGCACGAGCGTGATATACCCGGGCAAAGTGGGCGATGAGTTCTATATGACAAAGGGGCACTATCACGCGAAGCGGGGCACGTCAGAAGTGTATTTGTGCGTCGGCGGGCGCGGGATGCTCGTGCTTGAGAATCCGCACGGAGACTCCACCGTCCTCGACATGTACCCCGGATCCATGTCCTACATACCTCCGTTCTGGGCTCACAGGACGGTCAACACCGGGTCCGGCCCCTTCATATTCATCGGCGTGTACCCGGCGGATGCAGGGCACGATTATGGCACCATAGAGGCGTGTGGCATGATGAAACTGGTGCTCCAGAGGGGTGGACAGACGGTGGTCCTCGACTCGCAAAGGGCCTCTCCGAAAGCAGGCGAGGGGTTGTCGTGA
- the rsgA gene encoding ribosome small subunit-dependent GTPase A has product MADSRITRLADGLVVQAGSGVFDVPADLGMIVCTIRGRSRLGRDASRSLRGLSDHALVPVVGDRTLVTIFDRETGVIEAILPRHNRFSRKVAGRRHDERIIAANIDQVVVVFAAAEPSVRETALTRYLAVAEHSGVPAVVCINKTDLVPRGSLEQVAGAYESLGYAVILASTRTQKGIGELTALLMNKISVVVGPSGVGKSLLLNAVQPGLGLAVGDVSKSTGKGKHTTTSSRLYPLDSGGFVADTAGMREFGFWDIPEDELTWCFREMGPFLGRCRFADCTHVTEPGCAIRGAVSEGAISENRYRHCFRLRVEG; this is encoded by the coding sequence TTGGCTGATTCCAGGATTACGAGACTCGCTGACGGATTAGTGGTCCAGGCTGGAAGCGGAGTATTTGACGTCCCGGCCGACCTCGGAATGATCGTCTGTACGATCAGGGGGCGTTCCCGTCTAGGCCGTGACGCCTCCCGGAGTCTGCGTGGACTGAGTGATCATGCGCTGGTTCCTGTCGTCGGGGACCGGACTCTGGTCACCATCTTCGACCGGGAAACTGGAGTGATCGAGGCGATCTTGCCGAGACACAACCGGTTCAGCCGCAAGGTCGCAGGACGCCGGCACGATGAGCGGATAATCGCAGCCAATATCGACCAGGTCGTCGTGGTGTTTGCCGCGGCCGAGCCCTCTGTCCGGGAGACCGCGCTAACCCGGTATCTGGCTGTGGCGGAACACTCCGGGGTTCCGGCAGTGGTATGCATTAACAAGACCGATCTTGTGCCGCGAGGATCCCTGGAACAGGTTGCCGGAGCTTATGAGAGCCTGGGCTACGCGGTAATTCTCGCCTCGACTCGGACCCAGAAAGGCATAGGCGAGCTCACAGCCCTGTTGATGAACAAGATCTCGGTTGTAGTAGGCCCTTCGGGGGTAGGCAAGTCGTTGCTGCTCAATGCGGTTCAGCCGGGGCTGGGACTTGCCGTGGGTGATGTCAGCAAGTCCACGGGCAAGGGAAAGCATACGACCACTTCTTCCAGGCTCTATCCGTTGGACTCGGGAGGCTTCGTCGCTGACACCGCAGGGATGCGAGAGTTCGGTTTCTGGGATATCCCCGAGGACGAGCTTACGTGGTGTTTTCGGGAAATGGGGCCTTTCCTGGGCAGATGCCGTTTTGCCGACTGCACCCATGTCACGGAGCCTGGGTGCGCAATTCGGGGGGCGGTATCAGAAGGCGCGATCTCAGAGAACCGGTACCGCCACTGTTTCCGACTCCGAGTGGAGGGATAG
- a CDS encoding ABC-2 family transporter protein gives MIDIKPSLSRARAYVGMGFQDAVEHRADYLFQSMTSLFPLLADALVWVALFRATAGGTVGDYDLPRLLGYVVAAKMALAIVRSDGADLGIAQEIRDGTLSAHLLRPVSSLARRFWVLASKKAARVSWTVLIYSVVFALFPMRLGVALTGWRIGAFALSLVLGTGPAFFTDYLTGTSSFLLLEISAVFFVKNWVVAFLAGEMIPVDLLPGWLEGVARALPFRYLVYFPARILVGMASGAEIWAGLIAQGIWVPGLSAAVGIAWNRGVRRNEAVGS, from the coding sequence GTGATAGACATCAAGCCCAGCCTTTCGAGGGCGCGAGCATACGTGGGCATGGGGTTCCAGGATGCCGTAGAGCACCGGGCGGACTACCTGTTTCAGAGCATGACTTCTCTCTTCCCGTTGCTTGCGGACGCCCTGGTGTGGGTGGCTTTGTTTCGAGCGACGGCGGGCGGGACGGTAGGAGACTACGACCTTCCGCGTCTCCTCGGTTACGTGGTGGCCGCAAAGATGGCCTTGGCCATAGTCAGAAGCGACGGGGCGGACCTCGGGATCGCGCAGGAGATCCGCGATGGGACTCTATCAGCTCACTTGCTCAGGCCGGTCTCCAGTCTCGCCAGGCGGTTCTGGGTGTTAGCCAGCAAGAAAGCCGCACGCGTGTCATGGACTGTCTTGATCTACTCGGTGGTCTTCGCCCTCTTTCCGATGAGGCTGGGAGTGGCGTTGACAGGATGGCGCATAGGAGCCTTCGCGCTGTCCCTTGTGCTCGGGACGGGGCCTGCGTTTTTCACCGACTACCTGACCGGAACGAGTTCCTTTTTGCTTCTAGAGATCTCAGCAGTGTTCTTCGTCAAGAACTGGGTGGTGGCGTTCCTGGCGGGAGAGATGATCCCGGTCGATCTCCTCCCGGGGTGGCTTGAGGGTGTGGCCCGGGCGCTGCCATTCAGATACCTGGTATACTTCCCGGCGCGCATACTTGTTGGGATGGCTTCCGGAGCAGAAATCTGGGCTGGCCTGATCGCTCA